A genomic window from Brassica oleracea var. oleracea cultivar TO1000 chromosome C8, BOL, whole genome shotgun sequence includes:
- the LOC106308046 gene encoding VIN3-like protein 2: protein MPRSILCQYPILMSLSSLQLSIYTGTTKIRLEDVDATSLTLNLGSEEEMSSPSPGNIIHYRVWHRKGHRKITEDMNCALVSPNTRFVISRLTPATEYFFKVVSFRSIKETRVEKNQHLYKNISREETSSSTKEKKLAKKLCLEKAGQYRFQTEVSDLVWLTRQCR from the exons ATGCCAAGGTCGATACTCTGTCAATATCCCATCTTAATGAGTTTATCATCACTGCAG TTATCTATCTACACAGGAACAACAAAGATCAGACTGGAGGATGTTGATGCAACTTCACTCACTCTGAATCTTGGTTCAGAAGAAGAAATGTCCTCACCGTCACCAGGAAACATCATTCATTACCGTGTATGGCATCGTAAAGGCCACAGAAAGATTACAGAGGATATGAATTGTGCATTGGTGTCTCCAAACACAAGGTTTGTTATCTCTAGACTAACTCCAGCTACAGAGTATTTCTTCAAAGTTGTTTCCTTTAGAAGCATCAAAGAGACGAGAGTAGAGAAAAACCAACATCTCTACAAAAACATCTCAAGAGAGGAAACAAGTTCAAGCACAAAAGAAAAAAAGTTGGCAAAGAAACTGTGTCTGGAGAAGGCGGGTCAATACAGATTTCAGACCGAAGTTTCTGACTTGGTATGGCTTACACGCCAATGCCGATGA